One Staphylococcus ratti DNA segment encodes these proteins:
- a CDS encoding Ig-like domain-containing protein yields MEIHEQTKHLQKRQKYAIRKLNVGIASVLFGTFIYLSMADQIKAAEVEAKASSQSEGYGQGMADAPSETSHEYIKSSTEALADDVVPNEVSETADYPAEAVQAHITEQNSKETSEIKSDDTPTSSTVTPSSQETKSATVEEVGLDRVQSTVKTATPKQQEVASQFRTTSDVNGVPPVNAPAPQANTKQITVEGIKENVYQKSIPVLPDSKVAQTIGMGRGNSQGRESLGVIVPADTKVYIRQAKSTNESDVRVNLMTDDGVTNKTVVVPRDGSCTNIETSVDSAAFIYLQRGLSSEPLVEFYVENNHFQALPTYRKGQNQETFETQWVDQDASYAFVDGEKHAILIPRVDRDRVLAMKTNTSKYGFKNLDEFITYYDDVITHYDQWVGLNDDPQSVNYNIGHKYFTTANKHGFGLAYWSGDHMGMNGPSVYGYLDKGWLILHEIGHGYDGVMIRDNNVQLIEVINNVLAHQYEQTVQKLGSDWLYQNNAEALQKRIHEKYFSSSKAFNFNSLDAKEKLDFVTRMTRLTGFDALSHMYQHIRKQSATEGLPADVPRWLGEYLLAENGANGLAYFDLYHIPTSPQLKERLNQYNNSYVYPLAMLISDEAERQKYVERLNLKTIYELVKSSDLKDTVIQAPATVTLNLNGQQLAPHSKVLLKDGKDIVAEAEVINGEAVFNHVRAGVYKVLAPSSTTLAIPDYAYMVVRESGENSVTLNYPELEGTQTNVTQQIAIKGLGNNLVSSITYHPATKEVIYRHTNGQPHVYFGEQEYAHVTIRTQQGEVLRDQSFLGNERLSEEQQTFTMNYGDTITVMHREAESRRQVIRMENGERLAMPDERMQTVTYTLTDKGFIVNNETEADAESRYVAMLEGDIQHMIARMDAYPERDYRVQLHRIAQGIQYTNRDDEKRLREMLSPYLEVGQLAAPKVQPVQLDQRYVYGTATPNATITIVLPAGESYTTKTSEQGRWSITIPTETPLKVDDIVYVQATLEGLQDAPEVTTKVIDTIAPNIPNIFIPQAKSQNIKGSAQPGVKVFITFANGQVVETVASEQGVWSVLAPAPLQLGESISVYAEDANGNTSGSMSVQVIDTIPPNPPGATNLEYGKSIIRGTGEAHHNQILVRFPDGQIDKTLVGKKGTWMIGVPYESYEKLKVGDVIQVFEYDASNNRSQPTYIYVVDTTPPLSPQVNVVTEGESEISGTSEPYSIITITMSNGDILEGKTNEEGRFVISIPENIRLTDKDELIVVATDSHHNSSEPTVVIVKFKEEEQGVEGEPGEVPVEPSEPAPEIEEGTGEVPVEPSEPAPEVEEETGEVPVEPSEPAPEIEEGTGEVPVEPSEPAPEVEGEPGEVPVEPSEPAPEIEGEPGEVPVEPSEPAPEIEEGTGEVLVEPSETDTKVEKEAPEASLGYKEHNGVSPVISTIDNFNHEVYEPSSIRLNRSQSTIENEASKLTRNVNSQNEMLSKTKRIMVQQRTMVDSKSVTQAEKLPETGQQVETTKVGILLSLLGVPLLVRALKRRKASK; encoded by the coding sequence TTGGAAATTCATGAGCAGACAAAGCATTTACAAAAACGTCAAAAATATGCAATACGCAAATTAAATGTTGGGATTGCGTCAGTGCTGTTTGGCACTTTCATTTATTTAAGCATGGCAGATCAAATAAAAGCAGCGGAAGTTGAAGCAAAGGCATCTAGTCAGTCGGAAGGATATGGACAAGGAATGGCTGATGCACCATCTGAGACAAGTCATGAGTATATTAAATCTTCAACAGAAGCGTTAGCAGATGATGTAGTTCCCAACGAAGTTAGTGAAACAGCAGATTATCCAGCGGAAGCAGTACAAGCGCATATTACAGAACAAAATAGCAAAGAAACTTCTGAAATAAAATCAGATGACACGCCTACATCTTCTACAGTAACGCCGTCATCTCAAGAAACGAAATCTGCAACAGTTGAGGAAGTAGGCTTAGATCGTGTCCAATCGACTGTCAAAACGGCAACACCTAAGCAACAAGAAGTGGCTTCGCAATTTAGAACAACCAGTGACGTTAACGGCGTTCCACCTGTAAATGCGCCTGCACCTCAAGCGAATACAAAACAGATCACTGTAGAAGGTATTAAAGAGAACGTGTATCAAAAATCCATTCCAGTATTGCCGGATTCAAAAGTAGCGCAAACGATTGGTATGGGAAGAGGAAATAGTCAAGGTCGTGAAAGCTTAGGTGTTATCGTGCCAGCAGATACGAAAGTATATATACGCCAAGCGAAATCAACGAATGAATCTGATGTACGCGTGAATTTAATGACTGACGATGGTGTGACGAATAAAACAGTGGTCGTCCCACGTGATGGTTCTTGTACAAATATCGAGACGAGTGTTGATAGTGCAGCGTTTATCTATTTGCAGAGAGGTTTAAGTTCGGAGCCTTTGGTTGAATTTTATGTTGAAAATAACCATTTTCAAGCTTTGCCGACGTATCGTAAAGGTCAAAACCAAGAAACCTTTGAGACACAGTGGGTGGATCAAGATGCAAGCTATGCTTTTGTAGACGGAGAAAAACATGCAATTTTAATACCGCGTGTTGATCGAGACCGAGTATTGGCAATGAAAACGAACACCTCTAAATATGGATTTAAAAATTTAGATGAATTCATTACGTATTATGATGATGTTATTACACATTACGACCAGTGGGTAGGGTTAAACGATGACCCACAATCCGTCAACTATAACATAGGACATAAATATTTTACGACAGCGAATAAACATGGATTTGGTTTAGCTTATTGGTCAGGAGACCATATGGGGATGAACGGCCCATCTGTCTACGGTTATTTAGATAAAGGATGGCTTATTTTACATGAAATTGGTCACGGTTATGACGGCGTAATGATAAGAGACAACAATGTGCAGTTGATTGAAGTCATTAACAATGTTTTGGCACATCAGTATGAACAAACTGTCCAAAAGCTCGGAAGTGACTGGTTATATCAAAATAACGCAGAAGCATTACAAAAGCGAATTCATGAAAAATACTTTTCTAGTTCAAAAGCGTTCAATTTTAATAGTTTAGACGCTAAAGAAAAATTAGATTTTGTGACACGTATGACGCGTTTAACAGGATTTGATGCATTGAGTCATATGTATCAACATATCCGTAAACAATCTGCAACAGAAGGCCTCCCGGCAGACGTACCAAGATGGTTAGGGGAGTATTTATTAGCTGAAAATGGTGCAAATGGCCTAGCTTATTTTGATTTATATCATATTCCAACATCACCTCAACTTAAAGAGCGTTTAAATCAATATAACAACAGTTATGTTTATCCACTTGCGATGTTAATAAGCGATGAAGCAGAACGTCAAAAATATGTGGAACGTCTAAATCTTAAAACGATTTATGAACTCGTAAAATCATCGGACCTTAAAGATACAGTCATTCAGGCACCTGCTACGGTCACACTTAACTTAAATGGCCAACAATTGGCACCGCATTCTAAAGTGTTGTTAAAAGATGGCAAAGATATTGTTGCTGAAGCAGAAGTGATTAATGGAGAAGCGGTTTTTAACCATGTGAGAGCAGGAGTATACAAAGTCCTTGCACCGTCATCAACAACACTTGCCATCCCGGATTACGCGTATATGGTAGTGCGTGAGTCAGGTGAGAATAGTGTGACGTTAAATTATCCTGAATTAGAAGGGACTCAAACGAATGTAACGCAACAAATTGCGATTAAAGGTTTAGGCAACAATCTTGTATCATCAATCACATATCATCCTGCTACAAAAGAAGTGATTTATCGACATACGAATGGGCAACCTCACGTTTATTTTGGGGAACAAGAATATGCGCATGTGACAATTCGAACACAACAAGGAGAGGTATTACGAGACCAATCATTTTTAGGAAATGAACGTTTATCAGAGGAGCAACAAACGTTCACTATGAATTATGGGGATACGATTACGGTAATGCACAGAGAAGCAGAATCAAGAAGACAAGTCATTCGCATGGAAAATGGTGAACGTCTAGCAATGCCAGATGAAAGGATGCAAACGGTTACTTACACGTTAACGGACAAAGGTTTTATTGTAAATAATGAAACGGAAGCTGATGCAGAATCACGCTATGTTGCAATGTTAGAAGGAGATATTCAACATATGATTGCACGAATGGATGCATATCCAGAGCGTGATTATCGTGTACAACTGCATCGCATTGCGCAAGGTATACAATATACAAATCGCGATGATGAAAAACGATTACGTGAAATGTTATCACCTTATTTAGAAGTGGGACAATTAGCAGCGCCAAAAGTGCAGCCTGTACAACTAGATCAACGATACGTCTATGGTACTGCTACGCCAAATGCGACGATTACTATCGTGTTACCAGCCGGAGAAAGCTATACAACTAAGACAAGCGAGCAGGGACGCTGGAGCATTACGATACCAACAGAAACACCGCTAAAAGTGGATGATATCGTGTATGTTCAAGCGACGCTAGAAGGCTTACAAGACGCTCCAGAAGTGACGACAAAAGTGATTGATACGATTGCGCCGAATATACCAAACATTTTTATCCCGCAAGCTAAAAGTCAAAATATAAAAGGTTCTGCACAGCCTGGTGTGAAAGTATTCATCACATTTGCTAATGGACAAGTTGTTGAGACGGTAGCTTCAGAACAAGGTGTATGGTCGGTGTTAGCGCCAGCCCCACTGCAGCTAGGGGAAAGTATCTCTGTATATGCTGAAGATGCCAATGGCAACACATCGGGATCAATGTCTGTACAAGTGATAGATACTATTCCCCCAAATCCACCAGGGGCAACGAATTTAGAATACGGCAAAAGCATTATAAGAGGGACAGGAGAAGCCCATCACAATCAAATCTTAGTGCGTTTTCCAGACGGTCAAATTGATAAAACACTTGTAGGGAAAAAGGGTACTTGGATGATAGGGGTACCATACGAATCCTATGAGAAGCTAAAAGTGGGTGATGTTATTCAGGTGTTTGAATATGATGCGTCTAATAACCGCTCACAACCTACTTATATTTATGTAGTAGATACAACGCCACCGCTTTCACCACAAGTGAATGTAGTGACGGAAGGCGAAAGTGAAATAAGTGGAACGAGTGAACCGTATAGTATTATCACGATCACAATGTCAAACGGGGATATATTAGAAGGTAAAACAAATGAAGAGGGACGTTTTGTAATCTCAATTCCTGAAAATATTCGTTTGACAGACAAAGATGAACTTATTGTAGTGGCAACAGATTCTCATCACAATTCTTCTGAACCTACAGTAGTGATTGTAAAATTCAAAGAAGAGGAGCAAGGGGTAGAGGGAGAACCAGGAGAAGTACCGGTAGAGCCAAGTGAACCAGCCCCAGAGATAGAGGAAGGAACAGGAGAGGTACCGGTAGAACCAAGTGAACCAGCCCCAGAGGTAGAGGAAGAAACAGGAGAAGTACCGGTAGAGCCAAGTGAACCAGCCCCAGAGATAGAGGAGGGAACAGGAGAAGTGCCGGTAGAGCCAAGTGAACCAGCCCCAGAGGTAGAGGGAGAACCAGGAGAAGTACCGGTAGAGCCAAGTGAACCAGCCCCAGAGATAGAGGGAGAACCAGGAGAAGTACCGGTAGAGCCAAGTGAACCAGCCCCAGAGATAGAGGAAGGAACAGGAGAAGTGCTGGTAGAACCAAGTGAAACAGATACAAAGGTAGAAAAAGAGGCACCCGAAGCTTCATTGGGATATAAAGAGCATAATGGAGTGTCGCCAGTAATATCTACGATTGACAACTTCAATCATGAAGTATATGAGCCTAGCTCGATACGTTTGAATCGTTCGCAAAGCACAATTGAAAATGAAGCATCAAAGTTAACTAGAAATGTAAATAGTCAAAATGAAATGTTAAGTAAGACGAAAAGAATAATGGTGCAACAACGTACGATGGTTGACTCCAAATCAGTGACACAAGCAGAAAAGTTACCGGAAACTGGTCAACAAGTAGAAACAACTAAAGTCGGTATCTTATTATCATTACTTGGTGTTCCATTACTCGTTCGCGCATTAAAGCGACGTAAAGCGTCAAAGTAA
- a CDS encoding dicarboxylate/amino acid:cation symporter, with protein MKLVGKLIAGIILGIIIGFFDIEILNRTLVTIKGVFGQFINYMIPLIIFFFIAAGITALGKGSGRLVGMTVGVAYTSTIIAGLMALTVAYILMPVIASGGKVPGEPPEIKPFFTFEFEPLMGVLTALITAFAFGIISHAVNATTIIKVIDEGQRIVEVLIEKVIIPFLPLYIATIFAEMTAQGTVGSILKVFGLVLVVAIVLHWVWLCILYIIAGVLNQRNPFSMLKTMLPAYFTAVGTMSSAATIPVTLKQTKKNHVTPALADFSVPLLATIHLSGSTITLVSCSVAAMIVLPSLSLVSISTMIGFILMLGIIMIAAPGVPGGSVMAASGILGSILGFNEAAIGLMIALYMAQDSLGTATNVTGDGAISAIVDRLGFKHSEK; from the coding sequence ATGAAGTTAGTAGGAAAGCTTATAGCAGGAATCATTTTGGGGATTATCATTGGGTTCTTCGATATTGAAATTTTAAATCGTACCCTAGTGACAATTAAAGGCGTTTTTGGCCAGTTTATTAATTATATGATTCCACTAATTATCTTTTTCTTTATTGCAGCAGGGATTACTGCGTTAGGTAAAGGTTCTGGTCGCCTTGTAGGCATGACTGTTGGTGTGGCATACACTTCTACAATTATTGCGGGATTGATGGCACTCACAGTGGCATATATATTGATGCCTGTCATTGCTTCTGGAGGGAAAGTACCTGGGGAGCCACCAGAAATTAAACCGTTTTTTACTTTTGAATTCGAACCATTAATGGGGGTTTTAACGGCTTTAATTACCGCATTTGCGTTCGGTATTATTTCACATGCGGTGAATGCTACGACAATTATTAAAGTCATCGATGAAGGGCAACGCATTGTTGAAGTGTTAATTGAAAAGGTCATTATTCCTTTCTTACCACTTTATATTGCTACTATTTTTGCAGAAATGACTGCTCAAGGCACAGTGGGAAGTATTTTGAAAGTCTTTGGTCTCGTTTTAGTCGTTGCGATTGTTTTACATTGGGTGTGGTTATGCATCCTATACATCATTGCAGGCGTGCTTAATCAACGCAATCCATTCAGTATGTTGAAAACGATGTTACCAGCGTATTTTACGGCAGTGGGAACGATGAGTAGCGCTGCTACGATTCCGGTAACATTAAAACAAACAAAGAAAAACCATGTGACGCCAGCGCTAGCAGATTTTAGTGTACCATTGCTTGCGACAATTCATTTATCAGGTTCTACGATTACACTTGTCAGTTGTTCTGTGGCGGCTATGATCGTGTTGCCAAGTTTATCATTAGTGAGCATTTCAACGATGATCGGTTTTATACTGATGTTGGGTATTATTATGATTGCAGCGCCAGGTGTTCCGGGCGGTTCAGTTATGGCGGCGAGTGGGATTTTAGGATCAATTCTAGGTTTTAATGAAGCGGCCATTGGCTTAATGATTGCCCTTTACATGGCTCAAGATAGCTTAGGTACAGCAACAAACGTTACAGGAGATGGCGCAATTTCTGCCATTGTTGACCGATTAGGTTTTAAACATAGTGAAAAATAA
- a CDS encoding helix-turn-helix domain-containing protein yields the protein MNNSLVSKIRKENSFTQENLAEMSHVTVRTIQRIEAGEDVSRETLKSVSNALGVTVSDLFESVDSFEKEVELMEYSKEQKKELDFRKYEKKSFELFSIGIAVLLLGSFGLLINTLSQSLQPVFGILWLFLFFILLGSISYFLNIFLTKKLDRKYPKTVGIPEKSGLPKEFMDKILNLVLKKWWVVLIVLVILVSLILYIILQIF from the coding sequence ATGAATAATTCATTGGTTTCAAAAATTAGAAAAGAAAATTCTTTCACACAAGAGAACTTAGCAGAAATGTCACATGTGACTGTGAGAACTATACAAAGAATAGAGGCAGGTGAAGATGTAAGTAGGGAAACATTAAAAAGTGTTTCTAATGCTTTAGGTGTAACAGTTAGTGATTTGTTTGAATCTGTTGATTCGTTCGAGAAGGAGGTTGAATTAATGGAGTATTCTAAAGAACAAAAAAAGGAATTGGATTTTAGAAAATATGAGAAAAAGTCTTTCGAACTTTTTTCAATTGGAATCGCTGTTTTACTTTTAGGTTCCTTTGGACTTTTGATTAATACTTTGAGTCAAAGTTTACAGCCAGTTTTTGGTATTTTGTGGTTATTCTTGTTTTTTATCCTCTTAGGAAGTATTAGTTATTTTTTAAATATTTTCTTAACGAAAAAGCTAGATAGAAAATATCCTAAAACTGTGGGGATACCAGAAAAAAGTGGCCTTCCAAAAGAATTTATGGATAAGATATTAAATTTAGTGCTTAAGAAGTGGTGGGTTGTATTAATTGTTTTAGTGATATTAGTATCTTTAATTTTATATATTATTTTGCAGATATTCTGA
- a CDS encoding catalase: protein MTNKKDQNLEAFRKSNDGEAMTTNQGLKISEDENTLRSHDRGPSLLEDFHFREKMTHFDHERIPERIVHARGYGAHGEFQAYEDLSEYTYADFLTDTNKTTPVFVRFSTVQGSKGSPDTVRDVRGFATKFYTDQGVFDLVGNNIPVFFIQDAIKFPDLIHAVKPEPHNEIPQGGSAHDTFWDFFAQNPESTHTTMWAMSDRGIPKNFRQMEGFGVHTFRLINRNGEAHFVKFHWKPKQGLESMVWDEAQIVAGKNIDFHRQDLFEAIEKGDYPEWELGLQIIPESDEFRFDFDILDPTKIWPEDEVPVKIVGKMTLNRNVDNVFAETEQVAFHPGHIVPGIDFTNDPLLQGRLFSYTDTQISRLGGPNFHQIPINRPVTPVHNNQRDGMHQMNIHQGQTAYHNNALNHNNPHTTPPEQGGFEHYQEKVEGHKIQKRSDSFKDYYTQPRLYLNSLTQPEFDHTVAGFSFELGKCAETSVKQNAVNQLNKVSRKLAERVAENIGVSVPKDNEEVQLEQSDSQLTMEKFKRPLRGHSVGIIVDGNLSRDTLKAYAQVMVDNQLNYAFISDKPRNIEEDFGITETFDTVHPTLFDSLIILAESESIFDKTEEFAELTYQHFKPLVLNENAKKALSNSRVDTSQPGVLTSETPETIVQAFEQPRYWNRN, encoded by the coding sequence TTGACAAACAAAAAAGATCAAAATTTAGAAGCATTCCGTAAAAGTAACGATGGCGAAGCAATGACGACAAATCAAGGCCTTAAAATTTCTGAAGATGAAAACACATTACGTTCACACGACCGTGGCCCCAGCCTCCTTGAAGACTTTCATTTCAGAGAAAAAATGACCCACTTTGACCATGAAAGAATACCAGAACGTATCGTACACGCACGAGGATATGGTGCACATGGCGAATTTCAAGCTTACGAAGACTTATCAGAATACACTTATGCAGATTTTTTAACTGACACAAATAAAACAACACCTGTTTTTGTTCGTTTTTCAACTGTTCAAGGATCTAAAGGTTCTCCAGATACCGTGAGAGATGTTCGAGGATTTGCGACAAAATTTTATACGGATCAAGGTGTTTTTGACCTCGTCGGCAATAACATTCCTGTCTTTTTTATCCAAGATGCGATAAAATTTCCAGATTTAATACACGCCGTTAAACCCGAACCTCATAACGAAATCCCACAAGGCGGTTCAGCACACGATACATTTTGGGATTTTTTCGCTCAAAATCCTGAGTCTACACATACGACGATGTGGGCGATGAGTGATCGCGGTATCCCTAAAAACTTCCGTCAAATGGAAGGATTTGGTGTCCATACTTTTCGTTTAATCAATCGAAATGGCGAGGCACATTTCGTAAAATTCCATTGGAAACCAAAACAAGGATTAGAGTCAATGGTTTGGGACGAAGCTCAAATCGTCGCAGGTAAAAATATTGATTTCCATCGTCAAGATTTATTTGAAGCTATCGAAAAAGGTGATTATCCAGAATGGGAACTCGGATTACAAATCATTCCAGAAAGCGACGAATTCCGCTTCGATTTTGATATTCTTGACCCAACAAAAATTTGGCCAGAAGATGAAGTACCAGTTAAAATCGTTGGTAAAATGACTTTAAATCGTAATGTAGACAATGTTTTCGCAGAAACAGAACAAGTCGCATTTCATCCGGGGCATATCGTACCTGGTATTGATTTTACAAATGATCCTTTATTACAAGGTCGACTTTTCTCATATACAGATACTCAAATTTCACGCCTTGGTGGCCCTAATTTCCATCAAATTCCAATCAATCGTCCTGTTACTCCAGTGCATAATAATCAACGTGACGGCATGCATCAAATGAATATCCATCAAGGCCAAACGGCTTACCATAACAACGCATTAAACCATAACAATCCACATACGACGCCACCTGAACAAGGCGGATTTGAACATTATCAAGAAAAAGTAGAAGGTCATAAAATTCAAAAACGTAGTGATAGCTTTAAAGATTACTACACACAACCAAGACTGTATTTAAATAGCTTAACTCAGCCAGAATTTGACCATACCGTCGCAGGATTTTCATTTGAACTTGGAAAATGTGCAGAAACTTCTGTAAAACAAAATGCAGTCAATCAACTTAATAAAGTGTCACGAAAACTTGCAGAACGTGTCGCAGAAAATATTGGCGTTTCCGTACCTAAAGATAATGAAGAAGTACAACTCGAACAATCAGATAGTCAACTGACTATGGAAAAATTTAAACGACCCCTTAGAGGTCATTCTGTCGGCATTATCGTAGATGGTAACCTCAGTCGTGACACGCTTAAAGCTTATGCTCAAGTAATGGTAGACAACCAATTAAACTATGCGTTTATTTCGGATAAACCACGAAACATTGAAGAAGATTTTGGCATTACCGAAACGTTTGATACTGTTCATCCAACGCTTTTTGACAGTTTAATCATTCTTGCTGAAAGTGAAAGTATTTTCGATAAAACTGAGGAATTTGCCGAATTAACGTATCAACATTTTAAACCACTTGTACTTAATGAAAATGCAAAAAAAGCACTTTCTAATAGTCGTGTAGATACGTCTCAACCTGGCGTATTGACGTCTGAAACGCCGGAGACAATCGTACAAGCATTTGAACAACCACGCTACTGGAATCGTAATTAA
- a CDS encoding VraH family peptide resistance protein: MSIKQFFDGMINRRWTLKEIILIAIYTVVISMILTPLIGIPVGIGVFYYFHISEEEKQAIRNQSRY, translated from the coding sequence ATGTCAATCAAACAATTTTTTGACGGTATGATTAACCGTCGTTGGACTTTAAAAGAAATTATCTTAATTGCTATTTACACTGTAGTCATTAGTATGATTTTGACACCGCTAATCGGTATTCCGGTAGGGATTGGTGTTTTCTATTATTTCCATATTTCAGAAGAAGAAAAACAAGCAATACGTAATCAATCCCGTTACTAA
- a CDS encoding SDR family oxidoreductase — translation MDLQKLHDEIKGYTQDTQPGSEKDMTPKPVCELDSYKAAGKLKGKVALITGGDSGIGRAVAILFAKEGADVAIGYLNEHIDAEDTVKRLEELGVKAKAYAHDLRKVDESKVLIDKVIHDFGHLNILVNNGGVQFPKDDFADVTPEQIQTTFETNIFGMMYLTQAALPHLSEGDKVINTTSVTAYRGSDHLIDYSSTKGAIVSFTRSLATSLMEKGIYVNAVAPGPIYTPLIPATFDKDKVENQGGETPMGRRGQPAELAPSYVFLASTDSSYMTGQTLHLNGGDFLTS, via the coding sequence ATGGACTTACAAAAATTACATGATGAAATTAAAGGTTATACACAAGACACACAGCCAGGTTCTGAAAAAGATATGACTCCTAAACCTGTCTGCGAATTAGATAGTTATAAAGCAGCTGGTAAATTAAAAGGTAAGGTCGCGTTAATCACTGGTGGCGACTCTGGTATAGGACGTGCAGTAGCCATCCTTTTTGCTAAAGAAGGCGCAGATGTAGCGATTGGCTACCTTAATGAACATATCGATGCTGAAGATACTGTGAAACGACTTGAAGAACTTGGCGTTAAAGCCAAAGCTTATGCTCACGATTTACGAAAAGTCGATGAATCTAAAGTACTCATTGATAAAGTCATACATGATTTTGGACATTTGAACATTTTAGTAAATAACGGCGGCGTCCAATTTCCGAAAGATGATTTTGCAGATGTGACGCCAGAACAAATCCAAACAACATTCGAAACGAATATTTTTGGGATGATGTATTTAACGCAAGCGGCTTTACCACATCTTTCTGAAGGCGACAAAGTAATTAATACTACAAGTGTTACTGCCTATCGTGGATCAGATCATTTAATTGACTATTCTTCTACTAAAGGGGCTATCGTTTCCTTTACACGATCACTTGCCACATCGCTAATGGAAAAAGGCATTTACGTGAATGCTGTGGCGCCTGGACCTATATACACACCTCTTATTCCTGCTACTTTTGACAAAGACAAAGTCGAAAATCAAGGTGGCGAAACACCTATGGGTCGTCGTGGTCAACCAGCAGAACTTGCACCTTCTTATGTCTTTTTAGCTTCAACAGATAGTTCTTACATGACAGGGCAAACACTCCACTTAAATGGCGGAGATTTCTTAACATCTTAA
- a CDS encoding Bcr/CflA family efflux MFS transporter has protein sequence MRETENNAKPMPILFIILLGTMTAFGPLLSDMYSPALPLVQADLMTSTSQTQLTLSIAMIGIALGQFIFGVMADRVSRRKLALSILALLIVASLLSALSTSVFVLLVLRFIQGLAGGGSIVIARAIAGESFKGEHLSRFFTALMVVNGTISILAPLANAALLSVGTWRYIFFALAAIGVVLFASVAGHPYMKSIQQSQTKAPKLSVVFKDFGHLLKTPAFVLPMLLQGVTYMIIFSYGAGAPFIIQNVYGVSPQSFSFLMVIIGIGLIMSSQASNLCLRKMSQLHVLTLFLMIQVVGAIMTIIVLLYHLPLPLLVITLFLTVTPVTAIGPIAFALAMQMRTGGSGSASSLLGLFQFILGSAVAPLVGIQGAESVIPYSMVLGMTIILLLTFGHFTYHRLKHKVLL, from the coding sequence ATGAGAGAAACTGAAAACAACGCAAAACCAATGCCAATTTTATTCATTATATTGTTAGGTACGATGACCGCATTTGGACCGCTATTATCTGATATGTATAGTCCAGCTTTACCTTTAGTTCAAGCGGATTTAATGACGTCAACGTCTCAAACGCAATTGACGTTATCGATAGCAATGATTGGTATTGCGTTAGGTCAATTTATTTTTGGAGTTATGGCGGATCGCGTCTCGCGTCGGAAATTGGCACTAAGTATTTTAGCGCTATTGATTGTGGCATCATTATTGAGTGCGCTAAGTACTTCCGTTTTTGTATTATTAGTATTACGTTTTATTCAAGGTCTTGCTGGGGGTGGTTCAATTGTTATTGCGCGTGCTATCGCAGGTGAGAGTTTTAAAGGTGAGCACTTAAGTCGTTTCTTTACCGCTTTAATGGTAGTGAATGGTACCATTTCGATTTTAGCACCACTTGCGAATGCGGCTTTATTATCTGTCGGAACGTGGCGATATATTTTCTTTGCGTTAGCAGCTATAGGCGTTGTATTGTTTGCCTCTGTAGCAGGTCATCCATATATGAAATCCATACAACAAAGCCAAACGAAAGCCCCCAAACTCTCGGTAGTATTCAAGGATTTCGGGCATTTGTTAAAAACACCTGCGTTTGTCTTACCAATGTTGTTACAAGGCGTAACTTATATGATCATTTTTAGTTATGGTGCCGGAGCGCCGTTTATTATTCAAAATGTTTATGGCGTATCACCACAATCATTTAGCTTTTTAATGGTCATTATTGGTATTGGCTTAATTATGTCGAGTCAAGCTTCAAACTTGTGCTTACGTAAAATGTCACAATTGCACGTTCTAACACTCTTTTTAATGATACAAGTCGTTGGAGCTATAATGACGATTATCGTGTTATTGTACCATCTACCGTTGCCTTTACTTGTGATAACTCTATTTTTAACTGTCACACCTGTGACAGCGATTGGACCGATTGCATTTGCATTAGCAATGCAAATGCGTACAGGTGGTAGTGGCAGTGCTTCTAGTCTACTAGGGTTATTCCAATTTATTTTAGGAAGTGCCGTCGCACCGTTAGTGGGCATTCAAGGTGCTGAAAGTGTGATACCTTACAGCATGGTTTTAGGTATGACGATTATCTTACTTCTTACATTCGGCCATTTCACATATCATCGTTTAAAACATAAAGTTCTGTTGTAA